Below is a genomic region from Bacteroidota bacterium.
GATCGACGAGGGGCATTACAAGGACATTTCCGCCTCGAAGGGCCGTAGCGTGGGGGATCAATTCGCGCATATTCACAATGTCAGGTTGATGTGGCTCAAGGCTGCCGCGCCGGATTTGATGGCTTCCGTCGCCAAAATCGAGAAGGAGATGCCGTTGAACCGTGAATTTCTACAGACCCAACTCAAGGAAAGTGCCGCGCCATGGCTTTGTTGCTTGAACGGCATTCGCGGAGGGCAAAGTCAAGGGCTTTAAACCGCATCCAGCTGCATTTTTGAGTTACCTGATCTCCCATGAAAGCCATCACCGCGGGCAAATCCTGCTTGCGCTCAAACAATCCGGACATGCCGTGGATCAGAAAACGCAATTTGGACTCTGGGAATGGGGAGTGCGGTAGTTTGATTTTTTTCACGCGTCGGTGGCGCTATGACCACGCGGTGTGTGCGCGCCTTGTCATTTCGAGCGAAGCGAGAAATCTCTGCGTTTCGTAGCACCAGGTGTGTTTCAACAATGCTGGACGGATTTCGGTCTGCGTGGTGTTGCTGTGCATCGGGTGTATCTGCGTTTTCAGATTCCTCGTCGCTCCGCTCCGTCGGAATGACATACGGGGCTCCGCTCCGTCGGAATGACATAGGGCCTGCTCCGTCGGAATTACGATAGGGCCCCCCGAAAAACCTTTCTCCCATTCTCTTGTTCTAGTATTCAATATAATTATTGAATAGATCAAAAAATCATTACCTTTGCATCACCTCAACGGAAATCAATATGTCCACCAACACATATAAAGAACGCATTTACCAAGAGTTTTCACGGGTCGCCTTGGCTTTGGCGCATCCTAAGCGGTTGGAATTGATGGACTTGCTTTCGCAGCGTGCTTTTGGCGTCGAAGAATTGTCGCGCGAAATCGGCATGTCCATCGCGAGCACCTCGCAGCATTTGCAGGTGCTCAAGTCAGCGCGCATCGTGTCCACGCGCCGCCAAGGCAACTTCATTTACTACAGCATCGCCGACGAAAGCATCCTCCGTTTGCTTGCCGATGTCAAGGAAGTCGCGCACCGTCAATTCGCAGAAATCGACCGCATTCTCCAGGACTTCAAGCAAGAAAAGGAACTGCTCGACTGCTTGACCTTGGACGCGTTTCTGCAGAAATCACGTTCAGAGGAAGTTGTTTTGCTCGACGTGCGGCCTGCCGACGAATTTGCGGCGGGGCATATTCCCGGGGCGATTTCGATGCCGGTCGAGCAACTGCCCGCAAGGCTCGCCGAATTGCCGCGTGATTCCTCGATCGTGGCGTATTGCCGCGGGCCGCTTTGTGTGATGGCGGCGGATGCGGTGAAGATTCTCCGCGAAAATGCCTATCAAGCGCAACGATTGGAGGACGGTGTCGTCGAATGGAAATTGAGTTTGCCTGAAAATCACAACAACTAAGCGATGAAACTCGGACTCAAGGAAAATATTGGTCAATTTTTGCTGCTGATTCTGGTGAATGCCTTTGTCGGCGGCATGGTCGGCTTGGAGCGTTCGATTTTGCCACAAATCGCCGAGGCCGAATTCCATATCGCGGCAAGCACGGCGGTTTTGTCGTTTATCGTTGTCTTTGGTTTGGTCAAAGCGCTGACGAATTATTTTACCGGCGCCCTCGCCAACCGGCTGGGCCGCAAGAACTTGCTGGTCATCGGATGGCTGTTTGCCCTGCCCGTTCCGTGGATTTTGATGCAGGCCAATGACTGGAATTGGATCGTCGCCGCGAATGTTTTGCTGGGCATCAACCAAGGATTGGCTTGGTCGAGCACCGTCGTGATGAAAATCGACCTCGTCGGCGAAAAGAACCGCGGTTTGGCCATGGGGCTCAATGAATTCGCAGGTTATCTCTCTGTCGCCATCGTGGCCTTTTTGACAGGATGGATTGCCAGCGAATTTGGCCTTCGACCTTATCCATTTTACCTCGGAATCGGTCTTTCCCTTGCTGGATTGCTGGTTTCCTGGATCTGGGTGCGCGATACACGGGGACATGTGGCAATGGAAACTGCTTCGAATGGCATTCCCCGATTGAAGCATGTTTTTTGGGACACCCTCGTCCGCGACCGCAATTTGAGTTCGGTGACGCAAGCCGGCTTGGTCAACAACCTCAACGATGGCATGGTTTGGGGATTGTTTCCCATTCTGCTGGCCAACAAACACTTCCAACTCGCTGAAATCGGATTGGTCACCGCGATTTATCCGGCAGTTTGGGGCATCGGGCAATTGGTGACGGGCAAAATGTCGGACCATTTCTGCAAAAAGAGTTTGCTGTTTTGGGGAATGCTCCTGCAGGGATTGACCCTGCTGGGAATGGCTTTTGCAACTACCTTAGGGCATTTTATCGTGCTTTCGGCGATGTTGGGTTGGGGAACGGCGATGGTGTATCCGACATTTTTGGCAACGATCGCCGAGAATACGCATCCGATGGACCGGGCACAAAGTCTGGGTGTTTTCCGTTTTTGGCGCGATTTGGGCTATGCGATCGGGGCCATTCTCACGGGTTTGGTGGCGGATGCCTTGGGCATTCAAGCGTCCATTTTGCTTGTGGGATTGCTGACGGTGGCTTCGGCAGTGGTGATCGACCGGAGGATGCGTTGTCGCACGGATTCGCCCAAGTTGATGGATTGGATTTGGAAAAAAGACAAGAAAAAGGATGGAAACGAAATGGTGAGTTGCCGAAGCCACAGGTGAAATTTGGTCGTCCCGCGTCGGTGGCGCTCTAACCACGCGGTGTGTGCGCCATGCTTGTCCTTTTCAAGCGCCCACCTTGTCATTTCGAGCACCCCTCACCGTCATTTCGAGCACCCCCGCCGTCATTTCGAGCGAAGCGAGAAATCTCTGAGTTTCGTACCACCCGTTGTGTTCCCAGGCGGCGGTAGGGGCTGGGGTTCACCACTGCTGCTTTTTCACGTCAGGTGTATCCGGTGTTTCCAGATTCCTCGTCGTCCGCTCCATCGGAATGACGAAATGGCGCGGGGACCGCTTACGCAGGTATCCGGTGATCCGCGCTCCGCCCGTCGATTGACGAAATAGCGTCAGGGAGCTTACACCACTTTTTCACGTCAGGTGTATCTGCGTTTTCAGATTCCTCGTCGCTCCGCTCCGTCGGAATGACAAAAGGGGCTCCGCTCCGTCGGAAGGACGAAAAGCGCCCCCGACGCGGTTCAAACTCAAACAATCCCCAATCCCATCGCCACCGAAATCTTGTCGCAGAAACGGAAAGCCGCGTGAAGTCCACCATGCAGCTCAGGAAATTTGATGGCGAATCCTGGTGTGCAAGGGTCCTTGGTTTTACTGCTCTGATATTTTATTGGATTTTTTGGGATGAATTGTGCAAATTTCAGATTCATAAGAATTTGTCACCATTTTAAATCCAATGACCTTCATGAAAACGAAACTTGTTTCTTTCTTTGGTCTACTATGCTTGACAACCTTTGTTGGTTGCTCTAAGGAGCAAGTGCTTAATGATGTGACTTCAAAGAATTCCACTTTGTCCAGCTTATGACGGACATTGGGACAATAAAACTTCTTCCACACTGTACCCCTAATTGGTAGCCTTCAGTCTTGCATTGGTTTGGTGCTCCCAACGCATGCGAGACGGGATTCTTAGAGGAAATTCCAACGGTGCAATCCATGGTGGAAAACAATTCAATTGAATGGGCGTGAGGATTTCGCAGTATATGAAAGCAACAGTTTTGAAATTCTTTATCCTTTTGATGGTTTTCTACCCGAAATTCCTGTTGGGTCAAGATACAATCCCGCTGACTTCAAGTCGCTATATCTCGGGCAATTCAATCTTCATCGGCACCTCATCGGGCGGGGTCGTTGCCTACAAGCGCGAACCTTTGACGAATCAGAAGTTGATCGAGAGCCAAATTCAAATTGATCCGCGAATCGGATATTTTCCTACGCGTTTCCTAGCTATCGGGGCCACTTATACCTATGGCTGGCGAGGAGGGAATCTGAGCCCGCATTTTCATTGGCATGAGGTGGGTGGCTTTGCGCGGTTTTATTTATTCATGAAAAACCGGGATCGTCTACTTGAAGTAGATACGATCACGCCGCCGCCTTTCCTGGGATTGTTTAAAAAATCAAGTATGGAGACAAAAAGGTTTCTTGCCCTCAACATTTATCCTTTTTTCGAATTCACTTGGGCGTACGGAAACATTCGCCAGCGACAGGACGGCAGCGTCGTCTTATATCCTCGTCTCAATCAGCCCGCACTTTATTGGAAAGTGGGCTTCCAAGCACGCTTCCTGAAGCGATTCTATGCGCAGATGGCCCCTACGCTAGCATTTTTTCCTTTCCAGCAAGGACGTGCAAGGCATAAATTTGGAATCAACTCAGGGCTTGATTTTATTCTTCCATTGAAGCGTAGTCATTGATAATATGGGAAAGCGATTATTTTTAGGAATATGCCTGTTGCTCATCTTTGTAGGTCAAGTTATTGGCCAAAAGGTGGCCACTGACAGTTCATATGCACCACGCTTGGTGGTCGGTTCCTCATTGACTTATATTTGGGGGGATCCCACCTCGGGACATTTCAAGGAATTCACGTGGGCAAAAAATATAGCCTTTTCACCTTTTAAAGGTTTATACATTGGTGTGAACCACCTCAATGTTTGGAATTCCTCAGACTACACACCTCCACGTAAAGCCATGCTTGTTGGAGGATTTGCACAATACCATCTTGGCAAGTATTCGATCCGTTTTGTTCCGGAATTGGGGTATTATCGTGGTAATTACTGTACTTGTGGGGACGATATCCCGTATCGACGAGAAGGAATCAACTACATTTCAGTCGGAGCCGGTTTTGAGACCAACTTGTACAAGGGCCTCCAACTGGATTTGTCTTTTTTGGTTTATCAACCACTATTACCCAGACATGGATTGAATTATGCTTACAGTTTTACGCAGTACGTAATCGGTCTGAACTATGAGTTTCGCTTTGAGAGAAGGTCCAAAAGCAACAAATTGGAGTAATCCCGAAACTGATGTATTAGCAATTTTGATGCAGGTAAATTCCGCCAGAGGCGAGCGGTCGATCGGCGTGAGGGCCGGAGGCCCACGCCTCAGACAATCCCCAATCCCATCGCCACCGAAATCACGATCAGCATCACCGCTACGAAGGTCTGCACAAACCCCAGCGTCACTTTTTTGAGGAGTTGGTTGCCGAGAATCGAACCGCTGATGCCTGCAAGCGTGGCGATGCCGACGAGGGCAGGTTGTCCATGAGTCCGGCTTCGAGGAATCTTGTCGCATACACGGAAAGCCGCGTGAAATCGACCATGCAGGAAATGACCACGCCTGTGCCGACCAAGGCTTCTTTGGAAAGTCCGGCTTTGACCAAAAATGCCGACCGGAGCGCGCCTTGATTCCCCGACAAGCCGCCAAAAAATCCGCTGAGCAGTCCGCCCAAGGGTAGGAGATTCCTCCCGAATACCACCTTTTTAAATACAGGCAGCAAATCCCAAAGGGCAAAAAAGATCAGCAAAACCGAGACAATCAGCTTAAAAGGCAGCACTTCGAATGTCTTTTCGCCCCAAACCCAAGTGAAAATCGGTCCGGTATCGGCGACGCTGAGCAGGACCCACGAACCCAACAAGGCCGCCAAAACCGCAGGAATCCCGAACCGCAGCAAGGTCTGCCGGTCCGCATGACGTCCAACGAGGAACAATTTGAACAGGCTGTTGCAAAAATGCACGACCCCTGTGAGCGCGATCGCGAGATCCACCGGAAAAAACAGCATGAAGACCGGCGTGAGGATCGTTCCCAGCCCAAACCCCGAAAAAAAGGTCAAAATCGCCGTGAGAAATGCCGCCAACGCGATCAGAACATATTCCATGCCGTGAATATCGGAGGTTTTGGGGGAATTTTGGTGGGGGGCTGTGTATTGATACATGGATCGGCGCAATGGTATGCATAGGATGTCCAAATCGCGGTAGGGACAGGTCGCGACCTGTCCCTACCGCGATGAAAACGAATATCAAAATTGTATTGATATCCCAAACCTCTGCATTCTCTGGCGTGCATCCACCACCACCCACCAAACTTTTTCTGTAACTTGCGCGGCTTATTACTACGATGCTAGTTTATCTGCTTATCGCCTTTGCCGGCAGCTTTTTCTTCAGCAGCTTGGTCACCGCGCCTTTCAAAGACGTGAGCGTGATGCTGCGGCTGCTGTTGGCCTTTCTCGTTTGGGGTATCATGATGGCACTTCCCCCTTTCGCCGCCGCTGGACTTGAGCCAGGCGAAGCACCCACGTCACCTGCACTCCAACTCATTCTCGCACTCCCTTGGTCCTTGCCCTATTTCGCCTCCCTCGGCACTTTTCTGGGTACGGGCGCGCGCTGGTGGACAGGGGCTTGGTGGCGCAACCCCTTCGCGTTTGTCGGCAACTTCGAATTGCGGTTCGCCGCCCGCATTACCTTTCGCGCACAACGTTCCATCTCCAATTTGGTCGTTTGGTTGGGCATTTTGAGCATTTTGCTGGGCGTCGCCGTCATGGAAGTCGCGGTTTCCATCGTCTTCGGCTTCGAAACGGCCATTCAACAAAAAGTCATCGGATTTGGCAGCCACGTTCATATCGGCAACCTCTTGGAAGAACACGAAAGCGAAGTTCAGCCGATTCCCGTGGACAATTCCTTCATTCCACAAGTCGCCGAATTACC
It encodes:
- a CDS encoding metalloregulator ArsR/SmtB family transcription factor, with amino-acid sequence MSTNTYKERIYQEFSRVALALAHPKRLELMDLLSQRAFGVEELSREIGMSIASTSQHLQVLKSARIVSTRRQGNFIYYSIADESILRLLADVKEVAHRQFAEIDRILQDFKQEKELLDCLTLDAFLQKSRSEEVVLLDVRPADEFAAGHIPGAISMPVEQLPARLAELPRDSSIVAYCRGPLCVMAADAVKILRENAYQAQRLEDGVVEWKLSLPENHNN
- a CDS encoding MFS transporter, which translates into the protein MKLGLKENIGQFLLLILVNAFVGGMVGLERSILPQIAEAEFHIAASTAVLSFIVVFGLVKALTNYFTGALANRLGRKNLLVIGWLFALPVPWILMQANDWNWIVAANVLLGINQGLAWSSTVVMKIDLVGEKNRGLAMGLNEFAGYLSVAIVAFLTGWIASEFGLRPYPFYLGIGLSLAGLLVSWIWVRDTRGHVAMETASNGIPRLKHVFWDTLVRDRNLSSVTQAGLVNNLNDGMVWGLFPILLANKHFQLAEIGLVTAIYPAVWGIGQLVTGKMSDHFCKKSLLFWGMLLQGLTLLGMAFATTLGHFIVLSAMLGWGTAMVYPTFLATIAENTHPMDRAQSLGVFRFWRDLGYAIGAILTGLVADALGIQASILLVGLLTVASAVVIDRRMRCRTDSPKLMDWIWKKDKKKDGNEMVSCRSHR